A section of the Deinococcus taeanensis genome encodes:
- a CDS encoding FtsX-like permease family protein — protein sequence MTPPVAARPDRTLAWTLARAHLRRRRTQNVLTILGIAVGVMALIAALSLTNGFTRALVDATLRASPHLSLAGYTPGPRDPALEGVMRADARVQAFTAFLGDKGLLTRPATAGRAAGVDFTTLFGVTGDAARVLDLPPQEREALGTLKDGEVLLGAALARSVGAFSGDEVRLLNSTQRRATLKVRGVFSTGNYLIDSAYAFTNLRTLQTLQGTASITGYQLRLRNPDLARTVGEDLTRARAYAPLPWQSLYGTLLDQLALQKKVIAFVVLLIVVVAAFGIANVLTLAVFEKTQEIAILRAIGATRSLITRVFLIEGLALGLGGLLLGNLLGLGISAYFTVRPFTLPGDLYFITSLPVEVRLTDLLGVNAIGLVTTLLAALIPARRAAGVEPGRIIR from the coding sequence ATGACCCCGCCCGTCGCTGCCCGGCCTGACCGGACCCTCGCCTGGACGCTGGCGCGCGCGCACCTGCGGCGCCGCCGCACGCAGAACGTCCTGACCATCCTGGGGATCGCGGTGGGTGTCATGGCCCTGATTGCCGCGCTGAGCCTCACCAACGGGTTCACGCGCGCCCTGGTCGACGCGACCCTGCGCGCCAGTCCGCACCTGAGCCTCGCCGGGTATACGCCCGGCCCGCGCGATCCTGCGCTGGAAGGCGTGATGCGCGCCGACGCCCGGGTGCAGGCCTTCACGGCGTTCCTGGGCGACAAGGGACTCCTGACCCGCCCCGCCACGGCCGGCCGGGCCGCCGGCGTGGACTTCACCACGCTGTTCGGCGTGACAGGCGACGCGGCGCGCGTGCTTGACCTCCCCCCGCAGGAGAGAGAGGCGCTCGGCACCCTGAAGGACGGCGAGGTGCTGCTGGGCGCCGCCCTGGCCCGCAGCGTCGGTGCGTTCAGCGGCGATGAGGTGCGCCTGCTGAACAGCACGCAGCGGCGCGCCACCCTGAAGGTCCGGGGCGTGTTCAGCACCGGCAATTATCTGATTGACTCCGCTTACGCTTTCACGAACCTGCGTACCCTCCAGACCCTTCAGGGCACGGCCAGCATCACCGGTTATCAGCTGCGCCTGCGCAACCCCGACCTGGCCCGCACGGTGGGTGAAGACCTGACCCGCGCCCGTGCGTACGCTCCGCTGCCGTGGCAGAGTCTGTACGGCACGCTGCTCGACCAGCTGGCCCTGCAGAAAAAGGTCATCGCGTTCGTGGTGCTGCTGATTGTCGTGGTCGCGGCGTTCGGCATCGCCAACGTCCTGACCCTCGCCGTGTTCGAAAAAACGCAGGAAATCGCCATCCTGCGCGCCATCGGGGCCACGCGCAGCCTCATCACACGCGTGTTCCTGATCGAAGGGCTCGCGCTGGGGCTGGGCGGCCTGCTGCTGGGCAACCTCCTGGGCCTGGGGATCAGCGCGTACTTCACGGTGCGGCCCTTCACGCTCCCCGGCGACCTGTACTTCATCACCTCCCTGCCTGTTGAGGTGAGACTCACGGACCTGCTCGGCGTGAATGCCATCGGCCTGGTCACCACGCTGCTGGCCGCACTCATTCCCGCCCGCCGCGCTGCCGGCGTGGAACCCGGCCGGATCATCCGCTGA
- a CDS encoding 4a-hydroxytetrahydrobiopterin dehydratase: MAYDPRMNYDPTRKLTDGDVLEQKPEGWWGDAGKLYRDFPFPTFMDGMNFALKVAQQAEERGHHPDIHVHYHFVRVNYFTYDAGGVTRLDLESAQALNDLLGEGTPA, from the coding sequence ATGGCGTACGACCCCCGCATGAACTACGACCCGACGCGCAAACTCACCGACGGCGACGTGCTCGAGCAGAAGCCCGAAGGCTGGTGGGGGGACGCCGGGAAACTGTACCGCGACTTTCCCTTTCCCACGTTCATGGACGGCATGAACTTCGCCCTGAAAGTGGCGCAGCAGGCCGAGGAACGCGGCCATCACCCGGACATCCACGTGCACTACCACTTCGTGCGCGTCAACTACTTCACGTACGACGCGGGCGGCGTCACCCGGCTGGACCTCGAAAGTGCGCAGGCCCTGAACGACCTGCTCGGTGAGGGCACGCCGGCTTGA
- a CDS encoding acyl-CoA thioesterase → MKLRIPDADVLWEDLPATRRHELTLTVTPAELDDLQHVNNTVYLAWCEQVAREHALRLGMGTQALMELGAVPVARQHVINYHRPAVLGDTVRIRTALTLHAGVRSVRAYALDRLNPDDPDGGVRLAECQTEWVWVDPVSGRPKRAPEAVSTGFGFSDAVYSR, encoded by the coding sequence TTGAAGCTCCGCATTCCCGACGCGGACGTGCTGTGGGAGGACCTGCCCGCCACGCGCCGTCACGAACTGACCCTGACCGTCACGCCAGCCGAGCTGGATGACCTGCAGCACGTGAACAACACCGTGTACCTCGCGTGGTGCGAGCAGGTGGCCCGTGAGCATGCCCTGCGCCTGGGCATGGGCACCCAGGCGCTGATGGAGCTGGGCGCGGTGCCTGTGGCCCGCCAGCACGTCATCAACTACCACCGGCCCGCTGTGCTGGGTGACACCGTGCGCATCCGCACCGCCCTGACCCTTCATGCGGGCGTGCGCAGCGTCCGCGCGTACGCGCTGGACCGGCTGAACCCTGACGACCCGGACGGCGGCGTACGACTTGCCGAATGTCAGACCGAATGGGTGTGGGTCGACCCCGTCAGTGGCCGCCCCAAACGTGCGCCGGAAGCGGTCAGTACCGGATTCGGGTTCAGCGACGCCGTGTACAGCCGGTAA
- a CDS encoding cyclase family protein — MPDFPVDISRLLTPGHPNWPGDAPYRVNAGARIAAGDAVNTGELCTSTHTGTHVDAPWHYDDAGVKLQDVPLGVYLGRCQVLGVTAPSGLVQPDVLNSVSRSLPPRLLLRTGQPAHWQVFPEDFAALSPAFVREAARRGVRLIGTDCPSVDPLTSKALPGHAACREAGIFILESLNLEGVPDGEYDLVCLPLPLAEVDGAPARALLLPAGSVPDSLRR; from the coding sequence GTGCCTGACTTTCCTGTGGACATCTCCCGCCTGCTCACCCCCGGTCACCCGAACTGGCCCGGCGACGCCCCGTACCGCGTGAATGCCGGCGCGCGCATCGCGGCCGGCGACGCCGTGAATACCGGAGAGCTGTGTACGAGCACGCACACCGGCACGCACGTGGACGCCCCCTGGCATTACGACGACGCGGGCGTGAAACTGCAGGACGTTCCGCTGGGCGTGTACCTCGGCCGCTGCCAGGTGCTGGGCGTGACGGCCCCGTCGGGCCTCGTGCAGCCGGACGTGCTGAACAGCGTGTCCCGGAGCCTGCCGCCGCGGCTGCTGCTGCGCACTGGGCAGCCGGCCCACTGGCAGGTGTTCCCGGAAGATTTCGCGGCGCTGTCTCCGGCGTTCGTGAGGGAAGCGGCGCGGCGCGGCGTCCGCCTGATCGGCACGGACTGCCCCAGTGTGGATCCACTGACCAGCAAGGCGTTGCCTGGGCACGCGGCGTGCCGTGAGGCGGGCATCTTCATTCTGGAGAGCCTGAACCTGGAGGGCGTGCCGGACGGTGAGTACGATCTGGTGTGCCTTCCGCTGCCGCTGGCCGAGGTGGACGGCGCGCCGGCCCGCGCGCTTCTCCTGCCGGCCGGCAGCGTGCCCGACAGCCTGCGCCGCTGA
- a CDS encoding tetratricopeptide repeat protein, protein MTLRTLGGLSVEGVTFRREKVLLLLAYLCLEGPQPRRRLAAVFWPEAANPMNSLAQHLVHLRGLEGALAEDGPRVAAGLPCDAALLRGAVRRGRHAEAAALYAGPFLHSLGIPLGADLEEWVFDTREALARDARTALLTLAAQDAARGQAERAGELAAQALSLPGAPPPDELDLPKLHHLLTLAGHPLAAQVDRDARSLGLKLGAAVTVSAAPFAGRAEELAVVHTLTPGTFAWISGHAGMGKTALLDALARSGGWRILAGQADPAYATLAPLSAAPPTSAHAALGALRDPGLRLAVDSWDTTDPATQLVLRQAAQARPGAVIVVTGRTHPPFDVDTHVHLGPLPPADLSAWPDLHARTDGHPTLVGAALRGQPLDLRFGARVRTYPDHVRDTFLLLALQDQPNLRATRAALNLDADTFARTVAFLTTEGLTVETGRVYAAATTREYLNRVHVHAALLHLKLARTLPEPDAWPHYEQARDLWEDTDETRAAGAACHRAHAHLKRGYPGQAATLLDLLAHRADLAVPHAWALIGAGRYNDALARLDALGTSGQTGPEVRVARATTLVRLGRTDEAVTLVADVRGSGPEAAHAASVQAQAAYFREHWAEARRHAQMAADLWQLHGDDEARVNELVMVARAAVRLGSSPQAAFQGVLAESEGRPSLHGTALVNYSLALMEGQQASEAECLMQDAIRILKDAGDRVGLAAAYGNLGVRRHMQGQLAEAARLYRQTMELLKGSGNVRQLGRTLSNLSEIEGDLSAFEDALHLLERAGQHELAERIRRNALLHAATLPSLSS, encoded by the coding sequence ATGACCCTGCGGACACTGGGGGGCCTGTCCGTGGAAGGCGTGACCTTCCGGCGGGAAAAAGTGCTGCTGCTGCTCGCTTACCTGTGCCTGGAAGGCCCGCAGCCCCGCCGGCGGCTGGCGGCGGTGTTCTGGCCGGAGGCGGCCAACCCCATGAATTCCCTGGCCCAGCATCTGGTTCACCTGCGCGGACTTGAGGGAGCGCTGGCAGAGGATGGCCCGCGCGTGGCGGCCGGTCTGCCGTGCGACGCCGCGTTGCTGCGCGGAGCAGTCCGCCGGGGCCGCCACGCCGAGGCCGCCGCGCTGTACGCCGGGCCGTTCCTGCATTCCCTGGGCATCCCCCTTGGCGCGGACCTGGAGGAATGGGTGTTCGACACCCGCGAGGCCCTGGCCCGTGACGCCCGCACCGCCCTGCTCACCCTGGCGGCGCAGGATGCCGCGCGCGGCCAGGCTGAGCGGGCCGGGGAACTCGCCGCGCAGGCCCTGAGCCTGCCTGGCGCCCCTCCTCCCGACGAACTGGACCTCCCGAAACTCCACCACCTGCTCACCCTGGCGGGGCATCCCCTGGCCGCGCAGGTGGACCGTGACGCGCGCAGCCTGGGCCTCAAGCTTGGTGCAGCCGTCACGGTGAGCGCCGCCCCCTTTGCCGGGCGGGCGGAGGAACTCGCGGTTGTGCACACCCTGACGCCCGGCACGTTCGCGTGGATCAGCGGGCACGCCGGCATGGGCAAAACCGCGCTTCTGGATGCGCTGGCCCGCAGCGGCGGCTGGCGCATCCTGGCCGGGCAGGCCGACCCGGCCTACGCCACCCTGGCCCCCCTGAGTGCCGCGCCACCCACCAGTGCACACGCGGCACTCGGCGCGCTGCGTGACCCCGGGCTGCGCCTCGCGGTAGACAGCTGGGACACCACCGACCCCGCCACGCAGCTTGTCCTGCGCCAGGCTGCCCAGGCGCGCCCCGGCGCGGTCATCGTCGTGACCGGCCGCACCCACCCGCCCTTCGACGTGGACACGCACGTGCACCTCGGTCCCCTGCCGCCCGCGGACCTCAGCGCGTGGCCCGACCTGCACGCCCGGACCGACGGGCACCCCACCCTGGTCGGTGCGGCGCTGCGGGGCCAGCCCCTCGACCTGCGGTTCGGCGCGCGGGTACGGACGTACCCTGACCACGTGCGTGACACCTTCCTGCTGCTGGCCCTCCAGGACCAGCCGAACCTGCGGGCCACGCGCGCCGCCCTGAACCTGGACGCCGACACCTTCGCGCGGACCGTGGCCTTCCTGACCACCGAGGGCCTGACCGTCGAGACCGGGCGCGTGTACGCCGCGGCCACCACCCGTGAGTACCTGAACCGCGTGCACGTGCACGCCGCGCTGCTGCACCTGAAACTGGCCCGCACCCTGCCGGAACCTGACGCCTGGCCGCACTACGAGCAGGCCCGCGACCTGTGGGAGGACACCGACGAGACCCGTGCGGCGGGCGCCGCCTGTCACCGCGCCCACGCCCACCTGAAACGCGGGTATCCCGGACAGGCCGCCACCCTCCTGGATCTGCTGGCCCACCGGGCCGATCTGGCCGTCCCGCACGCCTGGGCACTGATCGGCGCCGGACGCTACAACGACGCCCTGGCGCGCCTGGACGCCCTGGGGACCTCCGGGCAGACCGGCCCGGAGGTGCGCGTGGCGCGCGCCACCACCCTGGTCCGCCTGGGCCGCACCGACGAGGCGGTCACGCTGGTGGCAGACGTAAGAGGAAGCGGTCCGGAGGCCGCGCACGCCGCGAGCGTGCAGGCGCAGGCCGCGTACTTCCGGGAACACTGGGCGGAGGCCCGCCGGCACGCGCAGATGGCCGCGGACCTGTGGCAGCTGCATGGCGACGACGAGGCCCGGGTGAACGAACTCGTGATGGTCGCGCGCGCCGCCGTTCGCCTGGGCAGCTCACCGCAGGCGGCGTTCCAGGGCGTCCTGGCAGAAAGTGAGGGCCGGCCCAGCCTGCACGGCACGGCCCTCGTCAATTACTCCCTGGCGCTGATGGAAGGCCAGCAGGCCAGCGAGGCCGAGTGCCTGATGCAGGACGCCATCCGGATCCTGAAAGACGCCGGGGACCGTGTGGGTCTGGCCGCCGCGTACGGCAACCTGGGGGTGCGGCGCCACATGCAGGGCCAGCTGGCCGAGGCGGCCCGGCTGTACCGCCAGACCATGGAGCTGCTCAAGGGCTCCGGGAACGTGCGGCAACTGGGGCGCACCCTGAGCAACCTGAGTGAGATCGAAGGGGACCTCAGCGCGTTTGAGGACGCCCTGCACCTGCTGGAACGCGCCGGACAGCATGAACTGGCCGAGCGCATCCGCCGCAACGCCCTGCTGCACGCCGCCACCCTGCCCTCCCTATCGTCCTGA
- a CDS encoding S8 family serine peptidase — MNVPPFARCAAHALAALLTAATAYAQTTVAAPAARLYPTVAAPGETVWLINSGLPDQGRVWIGAQVTPYTRDRPSGWLAFTVPERAAGGPQTLGLNGPAPQAALTLTVLDRESRAQDLLAYVPPAAVNRLRSTFPARLRELSASCARTRCPEQVQAVIARLGALSLPPFTPLDTTGRPPAPPSPVVGRPPLGLPTPPAPAAAPVVPDLRALPQQPPALVGGRTSGICSALTATLPTAGLPAGQVITLLSTLFGPDLQVDPTGYGHPDEGAAPYRQVAPAELLSRILGFRGGNGKGVTVHILDTADGRSDPFVAAPPPNYYGELYPGRPGHGRVIAQITQAAAPNATVVNRAVCDPGGRCSTLKVAQALCAVAAEARRGGRHVVNLSAGGPYPVRGLHLALQEVTGAGVPVVASYGNRDDCADLRAGDRCWHYPADWSADFATGPAVAFGKSSAQPTLLFSVAGWDVATRQLATYNRGVGTPGVLVLPPGVQAPGEFWVGSFPYFGSSFAAPVVSGLLANWMTCRAGVPLLPLVAVPGQVPLRGPGRTKARTAVRAFPVGTLLTR, encoded by the coding sequence ATGAACGTCCCCCCCTTCGCCCGCTGCGCCGCGCACGCTCTGGCTGCACTGCTGACCGCCGCGACCGCGTACGCCCAGACCACCGTTGCCGCCCCCGCCGCCCGCCTGTACCCGACCGTGGCGGCGCCCGGCGAGACCGTCTGGCTGATCAACTCAGGTCTGCCCGACCAGGGCCGGGTGTGGATCGGCGCTCAGGTGACGCCCTACACCCGTGACCGCCCGTCCGGCTGGCTGGCCTTCACCGTCCCGGAACGCGCTGCGGGCGGGCCGCAGACGCTGGGCCTGAATGGCCCCGCGCCGCAGGCCGCCCTGACACTCACCGTGCTGGACCGCGAGAGCCGCGCGCAGGACCTGCTGGCCTACGTGCCGCCTGCCGCCGTGAACCGCCTGCGCAGTACGTTCCCGGCGCGCCTGCGGGAGCTCAGCGCCAGCTGCGCCAGGACCCGCTGTCCAGAGCAGGTGCAGGCCGTGATCGCCCGCCTCGGCGCCCTGTCGCTGCCGCCGTTCACGCCGCTGGACACCACGGGGCGCCCGCCCGCGCCGCCCAGCCCGGTGGTGGGGCGGCCTCCGCTGGGCCTGCCGACGCCGCCCGCGCCCGCCGCGGCGCCGGTCGTTCCGGACCTGAGGGCGCTGCCGCAGCAGCCCCCGGCGCTCGTGGGTGGGCGCACCAGCGGGATCTGCTCGGCGCTCACGGCCACGCTCCCGACGGCCGGCCTGCCGGCCGGGCAGGTCATCACGCTCCTGAGCACGCTGTTCGGCCCGGACCTGCAGGTTGACCCGACCGGGTACGGCCACCCGGATGAGGGCGCCGCTCCCTACCGGCAGGTGGCGCCCGCAGAACTGCTGTCACGCATCCTGGGTTTCAGGGGCGGCAACGGGAAAGGCGTGACCGTGCATATTCTCGATACGGCGGACGGCCGCAGCGATCCGTTTGTGGCGGCCCCACCACCGAACTACTACGGGGAGCTGTACCCGGGGCGGCCCGGCCACGGCCGGGTGATCGCGCAGATCACTCAGGCTGCGGCGCCGAATGCCACGGTGGTGAACCGGGCGGTCTGCGACCCGGGGGGGCGCTGCTCCACCCTGAAGGTCGCGCAGGCGCTGTGCGCGGTGGCGGCCGAAGCGCGGCGCGGGGGGCGGCACGTGGTGAACCTCAGCGCGGGTGGCCCCTACCCCGTGCGGGGGCTGCACCTGGCTCTTCAGGAGGTCACGGGCGCCGGGGTGCCGGTGGTGGCCTCGTACGGCAACCGGGACGACTGCGCGGACCTGAGAGCCGGGGACCGCTGCTGGCACTATCCGGCCGACTGGAGTGCGGACTTCGCCACCGGCCCGGCGGTGGCGTTCGGGAAGAGCAGCGCGCAGCCGACGCTGCTGTTCAGCGTGGCAGGTTGGGACGTGGCCACGCGGCAGCTGGCCACCTACAACCGCGGTGTGGGAACCCCCGGCGTGCTGGTGCTGCCGCCGGGCGTGCAGGCGCCCGGAGAGTTCTGGGTGGGGAGCTTCCCGTACTTCGGGTCGTCGTTCGCCGCGCCGGTGGTGAGCGGCCTGCTGGCCAACTGGATGACCTGCCGCGCGGGCGTGCCGCTGCTGCCGCTGGTGGCCGTGCCCGGGCAGGTGCCCCTGAGGGGCCCGGGGAGAACGAAGGCCCGCACAGCTGTGCGGGCCTTTCCGGTGGGAACGCTGCTTACACGCTGA
- a CDS encoding DNA gyrase subunit B: protein MTRLDDTIDTPVEDITTTSGPSADYTAADISVLEGMDAVRKRPGMYVQGGTGIDGYHQLLTEIIDNGIDEGLAGFATEIHVILHEDGSATVTDDGRGIPVDIMQSKGRPAIEVIFSELHAGGKFGQGAYKVSGGLHGVGSTVVNALSTYLDVTVNKHGKLHNIRFEKGLLVKPLAVEGATPDSVTWSTSVSFQPDPAIFKEFDNHFNYDRIRNRLRELAYLTGLKIVIRDERRNLHVGEIKQEIFHEKGGVSNFARALVTDDSKLLYDQPIVMRGKHSDVEVEVAFIHANTYASDNILTYANMIRTRDGGTPLTGFKTAYTRILNKYAKDKNLIKSGNPLPSGDDLLEGIYCVVSVKLGDPQFESQAKVKLLNSEAQTAVNAVVGEKFAEFLEENPKVGKTIVEKAAEAARAREAARKARDIVRRSNPLENDDLPGKLADCSSQDPSESELFIVEGISAGGSAKGGRERRFQAILPLRGKILNVEKAELNKILKNAEIRALIGAIGAGVEGTGDRMHFDLSNLRYHKIIIMTDADMDGGHIATLLLTFFYRYMRPIVEAGYLYIAQPPLYRIMVGREKKGTYLYTNEDLKEHVARANKEGKKYDIQRFKGLGEMNADQLWDTTMNPETRALKRVGIEDLIVANEVFENLMGSEVAPRKTFIQENARFAEISV from the coding sequence ATGACCAGACTTGACGACACCATTGACACTCCCGTGGAAGACATCACCACCACCAGCGGCCCCAGCGCCGACTACACCGCCGCCGACATCAGCGTCCTTGAAGGCATGGACGCCGTGCGCAAACGCCCCGGCATGTACGTGCAGGGCGGCACCGGCATCGACGGTTACCACCAGCTGCTCACCGAAATCATCGACAACGGCATCGACGAAGGTCTCGCCGGCTTCGCCACCGAGATCCACGTCATCCTGCACGAGGACGGCAGCGCGACCGTCACGGACGACGGCCGCGGCATTCCCGTGGACATCATGCAGAGTAAGGGCCGCCCCGCCATCGAAGTGATCTTCAGCGAACTGCACGCCGGCGGCAAGTTCGGCCAGGGCGCCTACAAGGTCTCCGGCGGTCTGCACGGCGTGGGCTCCACCGTCGTGAACGCCCTGTCCACCTACCTGGACGTCACGGTCAACAAGCACGGCAAACTCCACAACATCCGCTTCGAGAAGGGCCTGCTGGTCAAGCCGCTGGCCGTGGAGGGCGCCACGCCCGACAGCGTCACCTGGTCCACGAGCGTGTCGTTCCAGCCGGACCCCGCGATCTTCAAGGAATTCGACAACCACTTCAACTACGACCGCATCCGCAACCGCCTGCGCGAACTGGCGTACCTCACGGGCCTGAAGATCGTCATCCGCGACGAGCGCCGCAACCTGCACGTCGGGGAGATCAAACAGGAGATCTTCCATGAGAAGGGCGGCGTGTCGAACTTCGCCCGCGCGCTCGTCACGGACGACAGCAAACTCCTGTACGACCAGCCCATCGTCATGCGCGGCAAGCACAGCGACGTGGAGGTGGAGGTCGCGTTCATTCACGCGAACACCTACGCCAGCGACAACATCCTGACGTACGCAAACATGATCCGCACCCGTGACGGCGGCACGCCCCTGACCGGTTTCAAAACCGCGTACACCCGCATCCTGAACAAGTACGCCAAGGACAAGAACCTCATCAAGAGCGGCAACCCCCTGCCCAGCGGCGACGACCTGCTTGAAGGCATCTACTGCGTGGTGTCCGTCAAGCTCGGTGACCCGCAGTTCGAGTCGCAGGCGAAGGTCAAACTGCTGAACAGTGAAGCGCAGACGGCCGTGAACGCCGTGGTGGGCGAGAAGTTCGCCGAGTTCCTTGAGGAGAACCCCAAGGTCGGCAAGACCATCGTGGAAAAAGCCGCCGAAGCCGCCCGCGCCCGCGAGGCCGCCCGCAAGGCCCGCGACATCGTGCGCCGCAGCAACCCGCTGGAAAACGACGACCTGCCCGGCAAACTTGCCGACTGCTCCAGTCAGGACCCCAGTGAATCCGAGCTGTTCATCGTCGAAGGCATCAGCGCCGGCGGCAGCGCCAAGGGCGGCCGTGAACGCCGCTTCCAGGCGATTCTTCCGCTGCGCGGCAAGATCCTGAACGTCGAGAAGGCCGAGCTGAACAAGATCCTGAAAAACGCCGAGATCCGCGCCCTGATCGGTGCGATCGGCGCCGGGGTCGAGGGCACCGGCGACCGCATGCACTTCGACCTGTCGAACCTGCGCTACCACAAGATCATCATCATGACCGACGCCGACATGGACGGCGGGCACATCGCCACGCTGCTCCTGACCTTCTTCTACCGCTACATGCGCCCCATCGTGGAAGCCGGGTACCTGTACATCGCGCAGCCGCCCCTGTACCGCATCATGGTGGGCCGCGAGAAGAAGGGCACGTACCTCTACACCAACGAGGACCTCAAGGAACACGTCGCCCGCGCCAACAAGGAAGGCAAGAAGTACGACATCCAGCGCTTCAAGGGCCTGGGCGAAATGAACGCCGACCAGCTGTGGGACACCACCATGAACCCCGAAACGCGCGCCCTGAAACGCGTGGGCATCGAGGACCTGATCGTCGCCAACGAAGTGTTCGAGAATCTGATGGGCTCCGAGGTCGCCCCCCGCAAGACCTTCATTCAGGAAAACGCCCGCTTCGCTGAAATCAGCGTGTAA